Sequence from the Erythrolamprus reginae isolate rEryReg1 chromosome 2, rEryReg1.hap1, whole genome shotgun sequence genome:
atctggacaatttgacttcacagaagttcgatttacttgaagttaaattgtgttgtttaagtgttccctttatttattttttgagcagtgtattaccaCCTTGTATTGTTTGGCTCTATATTTTGGGGGGTTCcaatagatcagtggttcccaacatgaagcccatgccccacagggggaatttcatttttaatgggggcaattggaaccttgtttaaatctAGTCAATTGCCTTTTAGGCTTCTTCcgcatgagtagttcactttttgtatAATAAGAATTATACAGTATGTCATGGGATTTTAGAAATGCTTACTGttggtggggcatggccaaaaaaaaggttgggaaccactacaATAGATCCTACTAACATGAGGCAGTCAGTCCATTCAGAGTCAAAGTAATAACAAACCCCAAGTTTTCTATCTGATACAGTGATGTCCAAAAGTTCTTCTGCAGTGACCATCACAACTGTATCAACTTTGGAGAGATGGGAAACAAGGCTCAGAAAGCCTTACACTTTAGTTCAACAGCAGCCTTTTCAATCTGGCATTGTTTCAGATAGATTGGATAGTGAACAATTCCCACTCTTCACAATCTTCCCAGAACTGCAAACCAAGCGTTGCATATTACTAATGTCTCAGTTGAAGTtgccattttaaatattttccccCCACTGTCAGGCCTGTTGTTCTGCCCCTCCCCCACTTTAGAGGGGGGATGGTAAACCTACTGAACACAGTTCTAAAATATTTTGAGTGTTAAATCTGCACATAAAACGTGGCATTTGAGTATCTCTTTTACAAACTTGTTGAGGCATGTAAGCGGAATAAATACACTGGATTAGGAGATACTCAGAGTCAGGTACATTTATAACGTATCATATATGTAATGTTACACACCAGATGAGTGACATTTTTGAGATAAACAACTAAAGGAACAAGCAATCTGTGATGACCTTTTAATACTTGTTTTTTCAATGCATGTGTAAAAGATTTTTCTGACTTATCAGGTGTGAAAGTAATACATCATCCCATTGACACCTTATTTCTAGTGCCTCACATTCTTCACCACTTCCTATTAAGCAGTTTTCTTCAACAAAACATTATGCAGTTTACAGCAAATGTGCATTTCTTCATTTATCAGGAAAAGAAGCATAAGTGTTTTGCCAGCACATGATCACAGCCTGGCTAACTATGAAATTCTAGGACTTGAAGTCTGAATAATCACTTCACAAATAAATGTCCAAAATGCCATACTCAGGAACCACTACCCATACTAAGCAAGCTTAAAGTAAACCAAGCCAGTAGTTTTATGTCCAATATTACAGTTACCCCAAATCCAGGGAAATGTCACCTAAAAGTAGCCCTTGACCACAATTGATCCTGGAATCACACCTCTCCATGTCCTACACACCATGTATGGACTAAGGCCACTCTCTAACCCTTTCCTTCctattatacagtggaaccccgacttacgagtttaattggttccggaaggaggctcgcacgtcgaacagcttgtatttcgaaacattgtttcccataggaaacaatgtaaaagcgattaatgcgtgcaagcccgagggctgagggggaaaagacgtcggctgaagcggggaagttcgccaggaggcagcagaaaagccgcgcgtgtgttttaaaacattggagccggcatggggaggctctcaatcaacccccgagtccgggttcgggggctgattaaaagcctccccatgccggctccgatgttttaaaagacacgcgcggcttttctgctgcctcctggcgaacttccccactttaggaggcagcggaaaagccgcgcgtgttttaaaacatcggagccggcatggggaggcttttaatcagcccccgagccccgaacccggactcggggggttgattgagagcctcccatgccggctccgatgttttaaaacacacgcgcggctttcctgctgcctcctggcgaacttccccactttaggaggcagcagaaaaagccgcgcgtgtcttttaaaacatcggagccggcatggggaggcttttaatcagcccccgagccccgaacccggactcgggggttgattgagagcctccccatgccggctccgatgttttaaaacacacacgcggcttttctgctgcctcctggcgaacttccccactttaggaggcagcggaaaagccgcgcgtgtgttttaaaacatcggagccggcatggggaggcttttaatcagcccccgagccccgaacccggactcgggggttgattgagagcctccccatgccggctccgatgtttttaaaacacacgcgcggcttttccgctgcctcctaaagtggggaagttcgccaggaggcagcagaaaagccgcgcgtgtgttttaaaacatcggagccggcatggggaggcttttaatcagcccccgagccccgaacccggactcgggggttgattgagagcctccccatgccggctccgatgttttaaaacacacgcgcggcttttctgctgcctcctggcgaacttccccactttaggaggcagcggaaaagccgcgcgtgtgttttaaaacatcggagccggcatggggaggcttttaatcagcccccgagccccgaacccggactcgggggttgattgagagcctccccatgccggctccgatgttttaaaacacacgcgcggcttttctgctgcctcctggcgaacttccccgctttaggaggcagcggaaaagccgcttattttttcttgcttattttttcccgccactcgcagcgaaagtgccccggtttttttgcccccccccccccgcccgcctctcgcagcaagtgcttgtccgggcgtttttttttgccgcccccccccctgcccgcctcgcagcaagtgcttgtccgggcgttttttttgccgccgcccccccccccgcccgcctcgcagcaagtgcttgtccgggcgttttttttttgccgccccccccccggcccgcctcgcagcaagtgcttgtccgggcgttttttttgcccccccccccccccgcccgcctcgcagcaagtgcttgtctgggtgttcccccccccccccccgcccgcttctgcacccccagcagaagccaaggactcaccaagagctggatactgagaagagccggcctggcttgctttgcttccgagctgatgcagagccgaataaagcgtcacgcccccctgacgcttttggcggcaaaagagcccagcatcgcttcggaagccgccgaaagcgtcagaggggcctgacgattcggctctgcatcagctcggaagcaaagcaagccaggccggctcttctcggctcgtatcccgaatggaagctcgtgagtcgaacaaaaaattctctactctcccagctcgtatctcaagtagctcgtaagtagagctgctcgtatgtcggggttccactgtaccctTCTCTAAAATGTGAACAGATCTTAACCACCAAAATCTTGTCTGTGAAAATTCTGAAAGCAAACAAAAAATATCAAGTACTCAAATCCGAGTACTCTTACTCTTTTCTCCAAAATTGTACTCACACTAGTACCTCAAGAACAAACTTTTTTGAATCAGTTGCAAACTGTAGTTGAAGGGCTGGCCAACCTAGGCCAGCAGCCTGTGGAGCTGCCAGCAGAGTTGGACAGTGAAGAGGCTGGGGAGGAACTTGGGCCAGGCCTGGAGGAGGTTTGATGCCAGCCGCAGGGATTCAGCCAGGACCATCAGGGTGGTCCGTCCTGCTTCCagaacctccagaggctgacatgagtgaggcagaggaacaggaggagactGTTCTCAATGCGCGCatgtgcagagctgccaaaagtcAAGAACAGTTCCAGAGGAGAAtaattactgacccctcgcatcctgaacataaactgtttcaactcctaccctcaaaacgtcgctacagagcactgtgcaccaagacaacagttttttccagaacgccatcactctgctaaacaaataattccctcaacactgtcaaactatttactaagtctgcactactattactaccatttttttctccatcattcctatcacccatttcctccaacttatgactgcaacttgtatccttaagatttttattaatattgtttcctcattgcctatttgacccctatgacaatcattaagtgttgtacctccttattcttgacaaatgtatctttttcttttatgtacacggagaacatatgcaccaagacaaattcattgtttgtgcaatcacacttggccaataaagaataaagaaagaagagaaggactactcgggagtaaggcttggggataaCTGGCCCCCTACCATAAGCTATAAGTGGAGACCACAAAAGGGTTCGTTGCAGAAAGCAACTCATATCACTCTTGTCATTGCAACTCAATTCAGTTTTGTTCCTGTTTGAACTTGCCaggtttttcctgcaaattggtccCTGGCAGTTTTCCAAAGAAGAGCAAGGTGTTATCTGCCTTTTCCTGAAAGGCTTTAGTCAGACTTGTTTTACTTTGTTTGGACTTATTATGGCTGATCATAAAAATAATTATCAGCCattacaaataaaaagaggtttgcGAGATGCCATTGTGCCATTTTATTtcatcaggaagcctaggtcagaacaactATGCATTCTTTAGTTGCCAAGAATCAACTCATTTTACTCACTGACAATAGATTGTACATCACCAGAATTATTAGTTTTGCGtattatgaaaaaaaatgttaacCTTCACATTTTTGAGCTTCTGAAGCTAGGCGATAAAGGATAACACAAAGCATACCTTATTTGTTGCAGTAGCACTGGATCCTGGGACCACAGGAACATTTGTCACTTGCACAGATAAATAGTTGTTGTCTATGAGCGGCCAAGCCCCTTCCACTTTGCATGTCTGAAAATGATCCTTAAAGGTCCGTAGATGGGGATCTCCAAACAAGCCACAGAAAAAGTAAGTAGGGGGAATCTGCTCTCCTCCACGATAATCTCTGGTTGCCTGACGGCCACTGTAATTGCAAGGATCATGAACAACTTCAGGATTAGTAGGGGATGTTGGACCATCTTTAGAACAGTTTCTCTGGCTCATGAGATCACCAATCCCCAACACAGCAGAATGATAGACCAAGTTGCCACGGCAGACTTTGGAATTACGTTGGGTACAAGCCGAATAGGCTCGGAGGGCTTTGCAAAACTCCACATCAAATACATCAATGGCTGAGTTCAGGTGAGACGTTAGGGATATAAAGTCTGTAGTGCACTTCTGGATTCGACATGGTGTCTGCAGCTGACAATCACCTGAGCAGAAGATTCAACAGGGAAATATTAGCATTTGATATAATTAACCTCTTTGAGAAAAGACCCATAACCCCTTTAACACAATAATCACTGGAGATGTGacacacaaatttaataaactatcACCATCTACGCAGGACCCTAAGtgcatataaatattgtatcaATAGTCATTTATTTTCCACAACAGCACATTCCAAAAAAAGACAGCTTTGACCTCTTATGGTTATACAAAAATAAATCCCACCAATTACTGAAAAAATTCTCCCTAATAAAGGATTAGTAAGAATACATCCTTAATCTATGTTCAATATCCCTTCTAATTGACGGATAATCTAGAACAGGtgtgtcaaacacaaggccccATGGGCCGAATCCAGCCCAAGAGGCCGTCCTAGAAAATGTAAGAGGCCGACTCTCATGGCTTCGGCCTTGTCTACATGCATCGCTTCAGCCAATCTACCCAATACAAAAATGAAACACCACAGTTCAAAGTACAATTCTTCAATCAGCCCTTCTTAGTGTCCAACTCTCATACACATACATAGGGAAGACTATTGCTCTAACTATCTCTGCTTTTCCAGATTATTCTTGTTAACCATTGTAGTGCATCCTAACATTATCAAATTCATTTGATTTCAGGACTAGAACTACCATTGTGAACAATTTTTGATCCAAGGAAGATAAATTCTTAAACTAACACAATTTCCTCTTCACTGGTTTTTTTCATGTCAATCTGCAGCTGTCTTCATTATCTTTGTTTATCTGAAGACTCAACCCTAGTTTTTCACTTTCACCTTATTTTCCAGAGCATTTTTCCAGTTCTTATTTTCAGGCAATAGTTTGATATCATCGGTGTACCTCAAAACTATCTTTTTCTAACCTTCGCTCCGAATTCAAGCAGTTCCAGGTCTGATTTCTACACAATCACTTCAGGAAACAAACTGAATAATGGTGATAAAATACAGCTCTGTGTAATTCCCTTACTGATACTCAACCAAACTGGGGGTCCATGGGGTAGATGCATCACatgcaagccatgcccaccccagcttccCAAATGTGAAAAACATCACAAAACATCATGTGGCGAGTTTGATACCTGTGTTGTAGTGCAATACTTTATTCAAACCCATACTTGAACCACCATTCAACTGTAGATAAATTGTTTAGTGTGCTTCTACAACTGCATTTGAATGTTTTCTATACAAAATAATATAtcaaaaaattaagaaaagttCTATTCAGAACAAATCGCAGCCATGGTCATCAGATCATACTCCTCACCTTCATTTTATAATAATGATAGGCAGGATGCATTTTTTTTGTCTATCACTCAATATCATAGACCAAGAAATCCAATTTCATATCCAACTTTTCATAAAAGCAACACTCACGTTCATCAACATAGTGAGATTAATTTGTATTCCCAATCCTGCTCATTTGAGCCTGATTTAATTTCCCAGTTCACAAAGAAAGTCATGGAAAAGGACTCAAATTCATTTGATGGGACTTTTATACTTTTTTTCAGAAGCCAAGGCACATTCACTGAATGTGtgttgtataagacgcacctttttaccagccaaaagagggtgaaaacttgggtgggtcttatacactgaatgtagcccagccacccccaccctcaaAGATtaatttacttccttgcagcaaacaacagcagagcctgattagcacaagccactgattatctgcctccccagctgattgattgaaattGGGGACAAGACTTGCTATaatgaaagtgaaactgaaactgCAGGCAGACAAATTGCTGCACTGTTTTTTTGGTACAAGGAGGTAAGTCattaactataaatgcctatagaaagttcaaattattagacttatttttaaagagtgctttattattgttctagacaacttaacaaaagcttaacaaaatgaagctttttaaaataaatgcttgatctgaagaggcccagtgctattgcatCTTCTTTTGAATAGCAGAATAATTCCAGAAAGCCAATCTTAAAGATCTGTAaatgtataatctgaaatgttctgttttagtattaagtattagtattagtattattattattattattattattattattattaagataaggcagctgagttaaactctgacttagtcatgtttggagtaattctatttaaataattgggagcaagtgtgattacatttaagaaaactttctgggattaatatactatcataatgtacatttctccaattctttactatttctatgggtcaggctcacatgtacagaaatacacagcaaacagtgtacagtagaaccccgacttacgagactaattggttccggaaggaggctcgtaagtcggaacgctcgtatgacgaaacattgtttcccataggaaacaatgtaaagtcaattaatccgtgcaacaacaaaaaaacccgctgccgccgaacgcggaagttagcgttcggcttcaggagacagctgcgaagcggcgcgcgtgttttaaaacgtggcagccggcctggggggctcgggggcttccccccgagccccccaggccggctgtgacgttttaaaacacgcgcgccgcttcgcagctgtctcctgaagccgaacgctaacagctccttggtgctcgtatcccgaatgtgagctcgggaggcgaacaaaaatgtcgctcccctcccagctcttatctcgagtagctcgtaaatagagctgctcgtatgtcgaggttccactgtatatcataTGTGCTGTTTGGCAAATCACTAGGAGGTACaggtcttttttctttgttttcctctccccaaattaaggtgcattttatacttagaaaaatatggtatgcatGCAATGTAGTAACATAATGTGACCTCAgatatttaaatttagttaagTAGGGTTTAATTAGCCTTCACACAAAGAATCCAGAAGCAGAATGTGTCAAACAGTGTTTCCTTACTCTGTAAAGCTTTCCAAACCACTTGGACAGCTTTTAGAAACATACATAGTTAACATTTATCTGCCCAGTTTGTTATAAGATGGGTgcctatattttaaatatatagacACTTAAACACCAAGATTCTTGTTGGCCATAAATACCAGGGAAGGGAGGGTGGATGTACTCAGCATTCctacaataaattaaaatataagccATGAATTGCACATTACAAATGTCAGAAGGGCAGGGTTTCCGATTAAAACACATTCAAAAGgcttatttaaataaaatgtattagtcTGAAAAAAAATCCTACCAAACTATTTCTGACTTTTGACTATCATAAACACTGCTTTCTTCctgcaaaaaataatataaggaaGGCTAAGCTAATGTTTTCAAATAGTAACACTTAATCTATGGCTGAATGGCTAAATACATAGATTTTGAAATGACTTTATTGCAAGGTTGTTGCTCTTCATCTTGATTAAGAACAACTACCATATCAAATTGCTGGTGATCTTTTGCATTGTAtataaaagatttttattttcacacacacaccccaacaaCTATCAATTTTGTATTTAAAAAGTGTAACTGACCAATCTTTATTcacaaagaacaagagagagaaattgtACCACTCATAGAACCCTATCTGTACTAACCCAATATGCTTTGTTTAACCTGCTACCTGCCAGTTAGTTGTTTGCTAACTGTGTGTAACTCTCAGAATATCACTGGGAAAAAAGACCGCAAAGCTACCTTGCAGAAACAGACGAACAAATGTGATCAAAAATATTTTCAgaacctaccgtccctgtcctgctgcttttatcctttctatttctactttatacttatgttatgttaacacATACTGTAATACTATGTActtgtatgataaataaataaaataaaataaaatacccagGCGGGCTATGTTAGAAAATATACAGGATTCCAGCCACCAGAAGCAATTGATGTTAAGAGCTGCCGTAGAGGCTGGAAGGACGCCTTTCAAACACCGCGATTGCTTCCATTTTCCCTCTCCCGAGATCCTCcactggcggcggcggcagcagcagatCACGGAGCCGAGACGCTCTTCCTGCCCGCGGAGGGAGCGGCAGCAAGGAGAGAAACCCGATCCCAGCTCCGCCTCAGTAAACACCGAAGGCAGGGAAGGCCCAGCGCCAATCAAACCCCGACGCAGCCGgtcgcaaccccccccccctccgcctccCTCGAATCTGGCCGAATCCGCACCGCGGAGGGGACGCCGAAGCCCCCCGTCgggtgtttcttttttttttggcaagggGCAGAGAGGCCCTCGAGCGGGTCAGACTCTCCGGATTTGCACATCAAAAACAAAGGCGCTTTTTCCCCCCTCCCGTTTTAATCTAGCAGGCGCAACAAGCCTTGAATTGACCCaaactcccccccctcttttttttggttTGATCCAAACTTCAAGTGTCCTCGCGACAAACACTTTCTTCTAAAAAGTTTTACTTTTTCAATGTTTTCAAAcgggtttttttctcctttcggAAAAAGCGAAcaacccattttttttaaaaacgacGAAATACTCCAAACAACTCTGTGGCCGGCGGGACATCCCTCCCCGCGCCCCTATTTCGTGGTCCATTTGCTTCCAAATCCCCATTAAGACCCCCACCACTCCGACTCTTCCCCTCCCCGCTCTCGGAAAGGGGCAGCGGCGGGTGGTTACCTGCGTGTAGGAGCAGCCCGAGGCTCAGCAGCACGACGAGGGCGGCCGAAGGCGGGGGGCGCGGTTGACGACCGGGGCGGCGTTGCTGCTCCTCAACCTCGGCGGCGTAGGCGGCGATGGCGCAGAGAGGGGCCGCTGTCCCCATGCCCGTCCATGCAGCTCTTCGGGATTCCGGCGGCGGGGCGGCGGGGCTGAGGCATGAGCCGAGGGAGGGGCCTCCgcgcttcctctttttcctccttgcGGATTAACCCCGCGGTGGAAAGAGGCCGCCAGGCCACgcaagagaaggagaagggcCCAGAAGGGGCGGCATCACGGAGAGGCaacaagggagaaagagaaa
This genomic interval carries:
- the RGMB gene encoding repulsive guidance molecule B; this encodes MMMRKKRKRGGPSLGSCLSPAAPPPESRRAAWTGMGTAAPLCAIAAYAAEVEEQQRRPGRQPRPPPSAALVVLLSLGLLLHAGDCQLQTPCRIQKCTTDFISLTSHLNSAIDVFDVEFCKALRAYSACTQRNSKVCRGNLVYHSAVLGIGDLMSQRNCSKDGPTSPTNPEVVHDPCNYSGRQATRDYRGGEQIPPTYFFCGLFGDPHLRTFKDHFQTCKVEGAWPLIDNNYLSVQVTNVPVVPGSSATATNKITIIFKSYQDCTDQKVYQAVTDDLPAAFVDGTTSSGDGDPKSLRIVERVSGKYVEMHARYIGTTVFVRQLGRYLTLSIRMPEELALAYEESQDLQLCVNGCPSSERIDESGHLPLPVMGQLLPSGASSHTRSIYTLESATTKCHEKMLLKDIYFHSCVFDLLTTGDANFTAAAHSALQDVEALHPTKERWHIFPENEGSVHGGEFGLRLGLVGFLLLVFL